Proteins from one Deinococcus sp. AB2017081 genomic window:
- the cobA gene encoding uroporphyrinogen-III C-methyltransferase: MTDGASSSRAFVSLIGAGPGDPGLLTLHGQRALREADVVLFDYLANPELLRFAPDAETIYVGKKGFSEYISQEQINALIVEKAQDRGGQRVARLKGGDVYVFGRGGEEAEACALAGIPFEVVPGVSSAIAAPAYAGIPVTHREVARSFAVLTGNTKEGGAHYERLSGVDTLVLLMGVRNLTQISADLIAAGRSPDTPAATIQWGSTPQQRTVTGTLTTIAQVVQDAGLEAPAVTVVGEVVRLREQLRWFDLGSRVGGSLAGKTVAVTRTRDGASGLSDVLRSRGASVLEVPLIRFAPIPDDAPVLAALHGFGGWLLLTSNQAVTALFGVLERAGLDARALARVRIAAVGPSTARSLAERGLRADFVPSTPGARHLGSGLPAGAGEATLHLTSQLAEDDLQRALEARGIAYRRTELYRTEPAVPTENVLQRLREAAVVTLASGSAARHLAALTNQDFDPLALPVAAMGPQTADAAREAGFTRITVADTASLESLADAAERAVQTG, from the coding sequence ATGACCGATGGTGCTTCTTCCTCCCGCGCGTTCGTCTCGCTGATCGGCGCCGGCCCCGGTGACCCCGGCCTCCTGACCCTGCACGGACAGCGGGCCCTCCGTGAGGCCGATGTGGTGCTGTTCGATTACCTGGCCAATCCGGAGTTGCTGCGCTTTGCCCCTGACGCCGAGACGATCTACGTGGGGAAGAAGGGCTTTTCGGAGTACATCAGCCAGGAACAGATCAATGCGCTGATCGTCGAGAAGGCCCAGGATCGAGGCGGCCAGCGGGTCGCGCGCCTCAAGGGTGGCGACGTGTACGTGTTCGGCCGGGGCGGCGAGGAGGCCGAGGCCTGCGCCCTGGCCGGGATCCCCTTCGAGGTCGTGCCGGGGGTCAGCAGCGCCATCGCCGCGCCCGCCTACGCCGGGATTCCGGTCACGCACCGCGAGGTGGCCCGCAGTTTCGCCGTGCTGACCGGCAACACGAAGGAGGGCGGGGCACACTACGAGCGGCTGTCCGGGGTGGACACGCTGGTGCTGCTGATGGGCGTACGCAACCTGACGCAGATCTCGGCCGACCTGATCGCGGCCGGGCGCTCGCCGGACACGCCCGCCGCGACCATCCAGTGGGGCAGCACGCCGCAGCAGCGCACCGTGACCGGCACCCTGACGACCATCGCGCAGGTCGTGCAGGACGCCGGGCTGGAGGCTCCGGCCGTGACCGTGGTGGGCGAGGTCGTGCGCCTGCGCGAGCAGTTGCGCTGGTTCGATCTGGGGTCGCGCGTCGGCGGATCGCTGGCCGGAAAGACCGTGGCCGTGACCCGCACGCGCGACGGCGCCAGTGGTCTCTCGGACGTGCTGCGTTCCCGCGGGGCGAGCGTGCTGGAGGTGCCCCTGATCCGCTTCGCGCCCATTCCGGACGACGCGCCGGTGCTGGCCGCCCTGCATGGCTTCGGCGGCTGGCTGCTGCTGACCAGCAACCAGGCGGTCACGGCCCTGTTCGGCGTGCTGGAACGCGCGGGGCTGGACGCCCGCGCCCTGGCCCGGGTGCGGATCGCCGCCGTCGGGCCGAGCACGGCGCGGAGCCTCGCGGAGCGCGGGCTGCGGGCAGATTTCGTGCCGTCCACACCGGGGGCGCGGCACCTGGGCAGCGGGCTGCCGGCCGGGGCAGGCGAGGCCACGCTGCACCTCACCTCCCAGCTGGCCGAGGACGACCTGCAGCGGGCGCTGGAGGCGCGGGGGATCGCGTACCGGCGCACCGAGCTGTACCGCACCGAGCCGGCTGTGCCGACCGAGAACGTCCTCCAGCGGCTGCGCGAGGCGGCGGTCGTGACGCTCGCCTCGGGCAGTGCGGCGCGGCATCTGGCGGCGCTGACGAACCAGGACTTCGACCCGCTGGCCCTGCCGGTCGCGGCGATGGGGCCACAGACGGCCGACGCTGCCCGCGAGGCCGGGTTCACGCGGATCACGGTGGCCGACACGGCCAGTCTGGAATCGCTCGCGGATGCGGCCGAACGGGCGGTACAGACAGGCTGA
- a CDS encoding precorrin-2 dehydrogenase/sirohydrochlorin ferrochelatase family protein, which produces MSLAAILELHGARAVVVGGGRVAARRARTLLDAGLDVHVVAPGVLPEVRALPVTCAERGYRSGDLAGAALVVAATDDAHLNDTVTAEARSLGIPVNHAGHAERGTLRFPAVARRGGVQVAVTTGRELPMLAQALTELIAPLLPDAAHLDAWAQRRDAALTVDGEARATALAGLRDDIRAHLGLPGSSA; this is translated from the coding sequence GTGAGTCTGGCCGCCATCCTCGAACTGCACGGTGCCCGCGCCGTGGTCGTCGGGGGCGGCCGTGTCGCTGCCCGGCGTGCCCGCACGCTGCTGGACGCCGGCCTGGACGTGCACGTGGTCGCCCCCGGCGTCCTCCCCGAGGTGCGCGCCCTGCCGGTGACCTGTGCAGAACGTGGGTACCGTTCAGGCGACCTTGCAGGCGCGGCGCTGGTCGTGGCGGCCACGGACGACGCGCACCTGAACGACACCGTGACGGCCGAGGCCCGCAGCCTGGGTATTCCTGTGAACCATGCCGGGCACGCCGAACGCGGCACGCTGCGTTTCCCGGCGGTGGCCCGGCGGGGCGGCGTGCAGGTGGCCGTCACGACCGGCCGCGAACTCCCGATGCTCGCCCAGGCCCTGACCGAACTGATCGCGCCCCTGCTGCCGGATGCCGCGCATCTGGACGCCTGGGCACAGCGCCGGGACGCGGCCCTGACTGTCGACGGTGAGGCCCGCGCCACGGCCCTGGCAGGGCTGCGAGACGACATCCGTGCCCATCTGGGCCTGCCGGGGAGCAGCGCATGA
- the hemA gene encoding glutamyl-tRNA reductase: MTLRCPTAEALILASGHDPAPPLDFAVVGLNHQTAPVEVRERAAVRAGEEGALLSHLSGHADEVMLLSTCNRTEVYLAGLGGDPVAAFEGAWGHALDGHLYVYRGEDAARHLYRVASGLDSQVIGETQIQGQVKRAWQDAHARGLSAGLLNKIAQGALAAGKRVRSETGMADHVVSVSSAAVDLARTALGRLDDKAVLVLGAGETAELTLTHLRAAGVRDVIVVNRTVERARQLAERFGGRTCAADLLHEALPQADVVIASSAAPHHVLTAAGVGQALRERPDRPMFLIDISVPRILDPAIAGVPGAHLSNLDDLGAVVRRSLDSRRAALPLAEMIVREQVAELGRWHLTRGAQLARRELAHACD, from the coding sequence ATGACCCTGCGCTGCCCCACCGCCGAGGCCCTGATCCTCGCGTCCGGCCACGACCCGGCTCCGCCGCTGGACTTCGCCGTGGTCGGCCTGAACCACCAGACCGCGCCGGTTGAGGTGCGTGAACGCGCCGCCGTGCGGGCCGGCGAGGAGGGAGCGCTGCTCTCGCACCTGTCGGGTCACGCCGACGAGGTCATGCTCCTGAGCACCTGCAACCGCACCGAGGTGTACCTCGCGGGGCTGGGGGGCGATCCGGTCGCGGCCTTCGAGGGTGCATGGGGGCACGCCCTGGACGGTCACCTGTACGTCTACCGGGGCGAGGACGCGGCCCGCCACCTGTACCGCGTGGCGTCGGGCCTGGACAGCCAGGTGATCGGCGAGACGCAGATCCAGGGTCAGGTCAAGCGGGCGTGGCAGGACGCCCACGCGCGCGGCCTGAGCGCCGGGCTGCTCAACAAGATCGCGCAGGGGGCCCTGGCCGCCGGCAAGCGTGTGCGCTCCGAGACCGGTATGGCCGATCACGTGGTCAGCGTGTCGAGCGCTGCCGTCGATCTGGCCCGGACGGCGCTGGGCCGCCTGGACGACAAGGCTGTGCTGGTGCTGGGCGCGGGCGAGACCGCCGAGCTGACCCTGACCCACCTGCGGGCCGCCGGGGTGCGGGACGTGATCGTGGTGAACCGCACCGTGGAACGGGCCCGGCAGCTCGCCGAGCGCTTCGGGGGCCGCACCTGCGCCGCCGATCTGCTGCACGAGGCGCTGCCGCAGGCCGACGTGGTCATCGCGTCGAGCGCGGCGCCGCACCACGTCCTGACGGCTGCTGGCGTCGGGCAGGCCCTGCGTGAGCGACCGGATCGGCCCATGTTCCTGATCGACATCAGCGTGCCGCGCATCCTCGACCCGGCCATTGCGGGAGTGCCGGGGGCACACCTGTCGAACCTGGACGACCTGGGCGCCGTGGTGCGCCGCAGCCTGGACTCGCGCCGCGCCGCGCTGCCCCTGGCCGAGATGATCGTCCGCGAACAGGTGGCCGAGCTGGGGCGCTGGCATCTCACGCGCGGCGCGCAGCTGGCCCGGCGGGAACTCGCGCACGCCTGCGACTGA
- a CDS encoding YgfZ/GcvT domain-containing protein, protein MWTRLPSSSLRLTGADRVDFVQGQMTGDLRGAPTPGMVTGAFLNVRGQIEHFARAYRREGDVYLHLDPDQAPALAARLKRYVIFDQVEIEATTELLATVHVQDAAMLAGWEASGPDAQQFELAGITVLGGRVNRTGTPGVDLHYLRRHEDAVLAVLPGEEGTLETLTAARIRAGIPDVVRDGFTGTLLQEIGLDVGGPLPAISYRKGCYVGQEIMARLEARGNARYHLARLVGAALPNHAEVTLAGKVVGQSGEHAQGLSLARLRRELTDGAAVEVGGVPATVQVLTAVHA, encoded by the coding sequence ATGTGGACTCGGCTTCCCTCCTCCAGCCTGCGCCTGACCGGCGCGGATCGCGTGGACTTCGTCCAGGGCCAGATGACGGGTGACCTGCGCGGCGCGCCCACGCCCGGCATGGTCACGGGGGCATTCCTGAACGTACGCGGCCAGATCGAGCATTTCGCGCGCGCGTACCGCCGCGAGGGCGACGTGTACCTGCACCTCGATCCGGATCAGGCGCCCGCCCTGGCCGCCCGTCTGAAGCGCTACGTGATCTTCGATCAGGTCGAGATCGAGGCCACCACCGAGCTCCTGGCGACCGTTCACGTGCAGGATGCGGCCATGCTGGCCGGCTGGGAGGCCTCCGGCCCCGACGCGCAGCAGTTCGAACTGGCCGGCATCACGGTTCTGGGGGGGCGCGTGAACCGCACCGGCACGCCTGGCGTCGACCTGCATTACCTGCGCCGCCATGAGGACGCGGTGCTGGCCGTGCTGCCCGGCGAGGAAGGCACGCTGGAGACCCTGACCGCCGCCCGGATCCGCGCCGGCATTCCCGATGTCGTGCGCGACGGCTTCACCGGTACGCTGCTCCAGGAGATCGGACTGGATGTGGGCGGCCCCCTGCCGGCCATCAGCTACCGCAAGGGCTGCTATGTGGGCCAGGAGATCATGGCCCGTCTGGAAGCGCGGGGCAACGCCCGGTACCACCTCGCGCGGCTGGTCGGGGCCGCCCTGCCGAACCACGCCGAGGTCACGCTTGCCGGGAAGGTCGTGGGCCAGTCGGGGGAGCACGCGCAGGGTCTGAGCCTTGCGCGGCTGCGCCGGGAACTGACGGACGGCGCCGCCGTCGAGGTGGGCGGCGTGCCCGCGACGGTGCAGGTGCTGACCGCCGTTCATGCTTGA
- a CDS encoding ABC transporter permease produces MTTVSAPVPVSQRGRWQLFWTSPAMRKLRRNPLAIAGLIITLLFGLTALFAPLIARPADNCLRDLNIATPNEVYRPGVALQAIFAPPESCYRIERVSFQQQPTPPSASAIFGTVNGYNIFYGLVWGTRTALKMAFIIVGITLVIGVIIGAVSGYYGGWIDNLIQRFIDVLFALPPLILTVVILTIMRARFTASGSDYDPTIPIIVAFCVAGWAGYARIIRGEVLRTRQLEYVDAARALGARDMRLILKHVVPNSVAAVFTLAVLDLATTPLAIASLSFLGLGFEAGFSEWGQLVDFARAWLKPEYWYVLVYPAAFIILFSLAFNLFGDGLRDALDPKTR; encoded by the coding sequence ATGACGACCGTCTCCGCCCCGGTGCCCGTGAGCCAGCGCGGCCGCTGGCAGCTGTTCTGGACCAGTCCCGCCATGCGCAAGCTGCGGCGCAACCCGCTGGCGATCGCCGGACTGATCATCACCCTGCTGTTCGGACTCACGGCGCTGTTCGCGCCCCTGATCGCCCGACCTGCCGACAACTGCCTGCGCGACCTGAACATCGCCACCCCGAACGAGGTCTACCGGCCGGGCGTTGCGCTGCAGGCCATCTTCGCTCCCCCGGAGAGCTGCTACCGCATCGAGCGTGTGAGCTTCCAGCAGCAGCCCACCCCCCCCAGCGCCTCGGCTATCTTCGGCACGGTCAACGGCTACAACATCTTCTATGGACTGGTCTGGGGCACCCGGACCGCGCTGAAGATGGCGTTCATCATCGTCGGGATCACGCTGGTGATCGGCGTGATCATCGGAGCGGTCAGCGGCTACTACGGCGGCTGGATCGACAACCTGATCCAGCGCTTCATCGACGTCCTGTTCGCCCTGCCGCCGCTGATCCTGACCGTCGTGATCCTGACGATCATGCGGGCCAGATTCACTGCCTCGGGGTCGGACTACGATCCCACCATTCCGATCATCGTGGCGTTCTGTGTGGCAGGCTGGGCCGGCTACGCCCGCATCATCCGGGGCGAGGTGCTGCGCACGCGGCAACTGGAATACGTCGATGCCGCCCGCGCCCTGGGGGCCCGCGACATGCGCCTGATCCTCAAGCACGTCGTGCCCAACTCGGTGGCCGCCGTGTTCACCCTGGCCGTGCTCGACCTCGCGACCACCCCGCTGGCCATCGCCTCCCTGTCCTTCCTGGGTCTGGGCTTCGAGGCCGGCTTCAGCGAATGGGGGCAGCTCGTGGACTTCGCCCGCGCGTGGCTCAAGCCCGAGTACTGGTACGTGCTGGTGTATCCGGCCGCGTTCATCATCCTGTTCAGCCTGGCCTTCAACCTCTTCGGCGACGGCCTGCGCGACGCGCTCGATCCCAAGACGCGCTGA
- a CDS encoding ABC transporter permease, which produces MLNFIIRRVIQIPLVMLVLSLMIVGLTQLLTPAQRVAPYIRSEQQAARADQIIRERGLDQPFAVQYSRWLGSTLKGDLGYSRASSQDVIQTIKTRLPATIELTIITAIPILLLGIWLGTLSALHKDKLIDQVIRVLVVFGYSLPTFVLGILLLAVFYAYLGWLPGAGQVNVLNQFALSDLKRYTGMLSIDAALNGRWDIAWDVVQHMILPAITLVTVLSANIVKVMRNNMLEALTSDYVRTARAKGLANRTVNNKHARRNALLSIVTLGGFLIIGLLGGSLITETIFAYPGVGQWVVQAALQTDLAAVLGFALLSAVIVVVVSTVVDILYGVIDPRVRFD; this is translated from the coding sequence ATGCTCAATTTCATCATCCGGCGAGTGATCCAGATTCCCCTGGTCATGCTCGTCCTGTCCCTGATGATCGTCGGGCTGACCCAGTTGCTCACGCCGGCCCAGCGCGTCGCGCCGTACATCCGCAGCGAGCAGCAGGCGGCCCGCGCCGACCAGATCATCCGCGAACGCGGTCTGGATCAGCCCTTCGCCGTGCAGTACAGCCGGTGGCTGGGGAGCACCCTGAAAGGCGACCTGGGCTACTCCCGGGCCAGCAGCCAGGACGTGATCCAGACCATCAAGACCCGCCTGCCCGCCACCATCGAACTGACCATCATCACGGCCATTCCGATCCTGCTGCTGGGGATCTGGCTGGGCACCCTGAGTGCACTCCACAAGGACAAACTGATCGATCAGGTCATCCGCGTGCTGGTCGTGTTCGGCTACAGCCTGCCCACCTTTGTCCTGGGGATTCTGCTGCTGGCGGTGTTCTACGCCTACCTGGGCTGGCTGCCGGGGGCTGGTCAGGTCAATGTCCTGAACCAGTTTGCCCTGAGCGACCTGAAACGCTACACCGGCATGCTGTCCATCGACGCCGCCCTGAACGGCCGCTGGGACATCGCGTGGGATGTCGTGCAGCACATGATCCTGCCAGCGATCACGCTGGTCACGGTACTGAGCGCCAACATCGTGAAGGTCATGCGCAACAACATGCTCGAGGCGCTGACGAGCGACTACGTGCGGACGGCCCGTGCCAAGGGGCTGGCCAACCGCACCGTGAACAACAAGCACGCCCGCCGCAATGCCCTGCTGAGCATCGTGACCCTGGGCGGTTTCCTGATCATCGGCCTGCTGGGCGGCTCGCTCATCACCGAGACGATCTTCGCGTACCCCGGCGTGGGCCAGTGGGTCGTGCAGGCCGCCCTCCAGACGGACCTTGCCGCGGTTCTGGGCTTCGCCCTGCTGTCGGCCGTGATCGTGGTGGTCGTGAGTACCGTGGTGGACATCCTGTACGGTGTGATCGACCCCCGAGTGAGGTTCGACTGA
- a CDS encoding ABC transporter substrate-binding protein, whose translation MKKLAILSTMLTLSVALAVAPKDTLVVQESADIPTMDPGVTYDTASGSITENLYETLVTYSGASLTKLDPLLATKWTISNGGKTYTFDLRKNVKFHSGNTMTCADAEYSFERNLVVNSGDSGNWFIAESLLGTGANAKDDKTITWARIDKAVECNNAGQLVFTLPKVDPAFLAKLAYTGQSVVDSKYAIGLGEWSGKEADWQANVGKDLQNSKLSQAPSGTGAYKFVRKDANAFLATAFDGYWGKKPAIKNVIIQKVPELAARQQAFLRGDADLIEGAGRAVDEEQIKGKPGVVWQDGFPSTTATGFFMNQNIKANGLLGSGKLDGKGIPANFFSDVNVRRAFSYAFNYQQYITDVQKGQGKQRTMLLPDTFPGYDAKVKTYKYDATQAKAYLQRAWGGQVWKNGFTLTANYRAGAVASQTAMEILKKNIEALNPKFKVNIQSKPWSEMLNDSRDGKEAMIIIGWAPDYADADNFLYTFYSSNGYYSPRSNWKDASVDKWLEQARSTVNQAERNRLYSLVANRAYEQAPYILMPAPVGYAFMRDNLVGAAKANFNPMISFAYTGTFWKELSKK comes from the coding sequence ATGAAGAAACTGGCAATCCTCAGCACCATGCTCACCCTGTCGGTCGCGCTGGCCGTGGCTCCGAAGGACACCCTGGTCGTCCAGGAAAGCGCAGACATCCCCACCATGGATCCCGGCGTGACCTACGACACGGCCTCGGGCTCGATCACCGAGAACCTCTACGAGACCCTGGTGACGTACTCGGGCGCCAGCCTGACCAAGCTCGATCCCCTGCTGGCGACCAAGTGGACGATCAGCAACGGCGGCAAGACCTACACCTTCGACCTGCGCAAGAACGTCAAGTTCCACAGCGGCAACACCATGACCTGCGCCGACGCCGAGTACTCCTTCGAGCGCAACCTCGTCGTGAACTCCGGCGACTCCGGCAACTGGTTCATCGCCGAGTCGCTGCTGGGCACGGGTGCCAACGCCAAGGACGACAAGACCATCACGTGGGCGCGGATCGACAAGGCCGTGGAGTGCAACAACGCCGGCCAGCTCGTCTTCACGCTGCCCAAGGTCGACCCCGCCTTCCTGGCCAAGCTCGCGTACACCGGCCAGAGCGTCGTGGACAGCAAGTACGCGATCGGCCTGGGCGAGTGGAGCGGCAAGGAAGCCGACTGGCAGGCCAACGTCGGCAAGGACCTCCAGAACTCCAAGCTGAGCCAGGCGCCCAGCGGCACCGGCGCGTACAAGTTCGTCCGCAAGGACGCCAACGCCTTCCTGGCCACGGCCTTCGACGGCTACTGGGGCAAGAAGCCGGCCATCAAGAACGTCATCATCCAGAAGGTGCCTGAACTGGCCGCCCGCCAGCAGGCCTTCCTGCGCGGCGACGCCGACCTGATCGAGGGTGCAGGCCGCGCTGTGGACGAGGAGCAGATCAAGGGCAAGCCCGGCGTGGTGTGGCAGGACGGCTTCCCGTCGACCACCGCCACGGGCTTCTTCATGAATCAGAACATCAAGGCCAACGGCCTGCTGGGCAGCGGCAAGCTGGACGGCAAGGGCATCCCGGCCAACTTCTTCAGCGACGTGAACGTGCGCCGTGCGTTCTCCTACGCCTTCAACTACCAGCAGTACATCACCGACGTGCAGAAGGGCCAGGGCAAGCAGCGCACGATGCTGCTGCCCGACACCTTCCCCGGCTACGATGCCAAGGTCAAGACCTACAAGTACGACGCGACGCAGGCCAAGGCCTACCTCCAGCGTGCGTGGGGCGGTCAGGTCTGGAAGAACGGCTTCACGCTGACCGCGAACTACCGCGCGGGTGCCGTGGCGTCCCAGACGGCGATGGAGATCCTCAAGAAGAACATCGAGGCGCTGAACCCCAAGTTCAAGGTGAACATCCAGTCCAAGCCCTGGAGCGAGATGCTCAACGACTCGCGTGACGGCAAGGAAGCCATGATCATCATCGGCTGGGCACCGGACTACGCCGACGCCGACAACTTCCTGTACACCTTCTACTCGTCGAACGGCTACTACTCGCCGCGCAGCAACTGGAAGGACGCGTCGGTCGACAAGTGGCTGGAGCAGGCCCGCTCCACGGTCAACCAGGCCGAGCGCAACCGCCTGTACTCGCTGGTCGCCAACCGCGCCTACGAGCAGGCCCCGTACATCCTGATGCCCGCGCCGGTCGGCTATGCGTTCATGCGCGACAACCTGGTCGGGGCGGCGAAGGCCAACTTCAACCCCATGATCTCGTTCGCGTACACCGGTACGTTCTGGAAGGAGCTCAGCAAGAAGTAA
- a CDS encoding D-alanine--D-alanine ligase family protein, whose translation MKKRILLLAGGQSGEHEVSLMSARSVLAALPVDQFDVTPVVISKEGRWLPPTQTQHALESGVADSGGDLVLHRAASAEGYDAVFPILHGPMGEDGTVQGLLTLAGIPFVGSGVLGSAVSMDKVMTKQVLASAGIAQVAWRLAVRRDWHDRPDSVRQSAQELGFPLFVKPANLGSSVGISKVHGSDELDDALTLAFSLDRRVILEAMTAHKPREVEVGILGNDAPIASPVGELRFEADFYDYETKYTEGRATMHIPAPLPAEVAAQVRELALRAFRALDCAGLARVDFFYVEETGEVLLNEVNTMPGFTTTSMYPKLFEAAGLSYSDLVARLVELALERR comes from the coding sequence GTGAAGAAGCGCATCCTGCTGCTGGCTGGGGGCCAGTCCGGCGAACACGAGGTCAGTCTGATGAGCGCCCGTTCGGTGTTGGCCGCCCTGCCCGTGGATCAGTTCGACGTGACGCCGGTGGTGATCAGCAAGGAGGGCCGCTGGCTGCCGCCCACCCAGACGCAGCACGCCCTGGAGAGCGGCGTGGCCGACAGCGGCGGTGACCTCGTGCTGCACCGGGCTGCCAGCGCCGAGGGCTACGACGCCGTCTTCCCGATCCTGCACGGCCCCATGGGCGAGGACGGCACCGTGCAGGGCCTGCTGACCCTGGCCGGGATTCCCTTCGTGGGCAGCGGGGTGCTGGGTTCGGCGGTCAGCATGGACAAGGTCATGACCAAGCAGGTGCTGGCGTCGGCCGGGATCGCGCAGGTCGCGTGGCGGCTCGCGGTGCGCCGGGACTGGCATGACCGCCCGGACAGCGTGCGCCAGTCGGCGCAGGAGCTGGGCTTTCCGCTGTTCGTGAAGCCCGCGAACCTGGGTTCCAGCGTGGGGATCAGCAAGGTACACGGCTCCGACGAGCTGGACGACGCGCTCACGCTAGCATTCTCGCTGGATCGTCGCGTGATCCTGGAGGCCATGACCGCCCACAAGCCGCGCGAGGTGGAGGTCGGCATCCTGGGGAACGACGCTCCCATCGCCAGCCCGGTCGGGGAACTGCGCTTCGAGGCGGACTTCTACGACTACGAGACGAAGTACACCGAGGGGCGCGCCACCATGCACATCCCCGCGCCGCTGCCCGCAGAGGTCGCCGCGCAGGTGCGCGAGCTGGCGCTGCGGGCCTTCCGGGCCCTGGACTGCGCGGGACTGGCCCGGGTGGACTTCTTCTACGTCGAGGAGACCGGCGAGGTGCTGCTGAACGAGGTGAACACCATGCCGGGCTTCACCACGACCAGCATGTATCCCAAGCTGTTCGAGGCCGCCGGCCTGAGCTACAGCGATCTGGTGGCCCGGCTGGTCGAACTCGCGCTGGAACGCCGCTGA
- a CDS encoding extracellular solute-binding protein has translation MKALLAVTSVLLLAGTALAQTPKTLTLYSGRAKTFVDPVVQQFEKQTGIKVNVRYGTDAQLVAALREEGARSPADVYWGNSVGALGELASEGRFTKLGTALTRSVSDDYLPADRTWLPTTVRFRTLAYSTERIKAEQLPASILDLPKMTALKGKIGWTVAYPSFQDFLAGMISVHGEAATKTWIEGMKALQPRDFKTSNVGMLEAMRAGEIDVALTNHYYIQRVNRLSYPIDTYFFKAGDIGNLGNATGAGILKSSRNTAAAARFLSALVAKDAQTFFLSVNFEYPVVGNILQPTTMLPYTDVVKRSPRVEPTVLPRNIEKAQKLLRDAGLL, from the coding sequence ATGAAAGCTCTCCTGGCTGTCACCTCCGTCCTGCTGCTCGCCGGTACCGCGCTGGCGCAGACCCCGAAGACCCTGACCCTGTATTCGGGCCGTGCGAAGACCTTCGTCGACCCGGTCGTGCAGCAGTTCGAGAAGCAGACCGGCATCAAGGTCAACGTGCGCTACGGCACCGACGCGCAGCTCGTCGCCGCCCTGCGCGAGGAGGGTGCCCGCAGTCCCGCCGACGTGTACTGGGGCAACTCGGTGGGCGCCCTGGGCGAACTCGCCTCCGAGGGCCGCTTCACGAAGCTGGGGACGGCGCTGACCCGCAGCGTCAGTGACGACTACCTGCCCGCAGACCGCACGTGGCTGCCCACCACGGTGCGCTTCCGCACCCTGGCGTACAGCACCGAGCGCATCAAGGCCGAGCAGCTGCCGGCCAGCATCCTGGATCTGCCCAAGATGACCGCCCTGAAGGGCAAGATCGGCTGGACCGTGGCGTACCCGTCCTTCCAGGATTTCCTGGCCGGCATGATCTCGGTGCATGGCGAGGCCGCCACGAAGACCTGGATCGAGGGCATGAAAGCGCTGCAACCCCGCGATTTCAAGACCAGCAACGTGGGCATGCTGGAAGCCATGCGGGCCGGCGAGATCGACGTCGCCCTGACGAACCACTACTACATCCAGCGCGTCAACCGCCTGAGCTATCCCATCGACACGTACTTCTTCAAGGCCGGCGACATCGGCAACCTCGGCAACGCCACCGGCGCGGGCATCCTGAAGTCCAGCAGGAACACGGCCGCTGCCGCCCGGTTCCTGAGCGCCCTGGTCGCCAAGGACGCCCAGACCTTCTTCCTGAGCGTGAACTTCGAGTACCCGGTGGTCGGCAACATCCTCCAGCCCACGACCATGCTGCCGTACACGGACGTGGTCAAGCGCAGCCCCCGCGTGGAGCCGACCGTGCTGCCCCGCAACATCGAGAAGGCCCAGAAGCTCCTGCGCGACGCCGGCCTGCTCTGA